A single region of the Brassica rapa cultivar Chiifu-401-42 chromosome A03, CAAS_Brap_v3.01, whole genome shotgun sequence genome encodes:
- the LOC103857781 gene encoding alanine--glyoxylate aminotransferase 2 homolog 2, mitochondrial has translation MMQRFTAKRSLQNVSASLLRRCISSTSQTASVKDTDEFLARLPPFDYTPPPYSGPSADEVLNKRKEFLSPSMPLLFRKPLNIVDGKMQYLFDESGRRYLDAFAGIAVVNCGHCHPDVVEPVINQIKRLQHPTVMYLNHAIADFSEALVSKLPGDLKVVFFTNSGTEANELALMMAKLYTGCQDIVSIRNGYHGNAAGTMGATGHSLWKFNVVQTGTHHALNPDPYRGVFGSDGEKYARDVQDLIQYGTTGHIAGFICEAIQGVGGIVELAPGYMSAAYDIVKKAGGLFIADEVQSGFARTGNFWGFEAHNVVPDIVTMAKGIGNGFPLGAVVTTPEIAGVLTRRCYFNTFGGNAVATTAGLAVLNVIEKEKLQENASMVGSYLKGKLNQLKEKHEIIGDVRGRGLMLGVELVSDRKLKTPATAETLHIMDQMKELGVLVGKGGYFGNVFRITPPLCFTKEDADYLVDAMDYSISKM, from the exons ATGATGCAGAGATTCACGGCGAAAAGATCGCTCCAGAACGTTTCCGCTTCCCTCTTGCGGCGATGCATCTCATCGACGTCTCAGACGGCTTCCGTCAAGGACACCGACGAGTTTCTGGCGAGGCTTCCGCCGTTCGATTACACTCCGCCGCCGTATTCTGGCCCCTCCGCCGATGAAGTCCTCAACAAAAGGAAGGAGTTCCTCAGCCCTTCCATGCCTCTCCTCTTCAGAAAGCCG CTGAACATTGTGGATGGGAAGATGCAGTATCTATTCGATGAGAGTGGAAGGAGATACTTGGACGCCTTTGCAGGAATCGCAGTTGTGAACTGTGGACATTGTCACCCTGATGTGGTTGAGCCTGTTATCAATCAGATCAAGCGGCTCCAGCATCCTACCGTTATGTACCTTAACCATGCCATTGCTGACTTCTCTGAAGCTCTCGTTTCCAAACTCCCTGGTGATCTCAAG GTGGTGTTCTTCACCAACTCAGGGACAGAGGCTAATGAATTGGCACTCATGATGGCTAAGTTGTATACTGGATGTCAAGACATTGTTTCGATTCGAAATGGGTATCACGGGAACGCCGCTGGAACAATGGGAGCTACTGGTCATAGCTTGTGGAAGTTCAACGTTGTTCAG ACTGGAACTCACCACGCTTTAAACCCGGATCCGTACAGAGGTGTGTTTGGTTCTGATGGAGAGAAGTATGCAAGAGATGTGCAAGATCTCATCCAATATGGCACGACCGGACACATTGCTGGTTTCATCTGTGAAGCCATTCAG GGAGTTGGAGGGATTGTGGAACTAGCTCCGGGCTATATGTCAGCAGCTTATGATATTGTTAAGAAGGCTGGAGGATTGTTCATTGCGGATGAAGTTCAGTCTGGATTCGCTCGCACTGGCAACTTCTGGGGGTTTGAGGCTCACAATGTCGTCCCTGACATAGTAACCATGGCAAAG GGAATTGGGAATGGGTTTCCTTTGGGAGCGGTTGTGACAACTCCGGAGATAGCAGGAGTATTGACACGCCGATGCTACTTCAACACATTTGGTGGGAATGCTGTGGCTACTACAGCTGGTCTCGCTGTTCTGAATGTGATTGAGAAAGAGAAGCTTCAGGAAAATGCATCAATGGTTGGATCTTACCTCAAAGGAAAACTCAATCAGCTGAAAGAGAAACATGAAA TTATCGGGGATGTAAGGGGGAGAGGACTGATGCTTGGAGTAGAGCTTGTAAGTGACCGCAAGCTCAAGACTCCTGCAACGGCCGAGACTCTGCACATCATGGATCAAATGAAAG
- the LOC103857778 gene encoding peroxidase 22 gives MKFSPSFSCSAMGALILGCLLLRASISNAQLRPDFYFGTCPHVFDIIGNVIVDELASDPRIAASILRLHFHDCFVNGCDASILLDNSTSFRTEKDAAPNANSARGFNVIDRMKAKLETACPKTVSCADVLTIASQISVLLSGGPWWPLPLGRRDSLQAFFDLANTALPSPFFTLAELKASFVAVGLNLSSDLVALSGGHTFGRAQCQFVTPRLYNFNGTNSPDPSINPTYLAQLRGLCPQNGNGTVLVNFDPVTPDGFDNKYYTNLRNGRGLIQSDQELFSTPQADTIPLVEQYSSNQTAFFDAFAKAMIRMGDLKPLTGNQGEIRLNCSVVNSRIMSVENEDDGVVSSI, from the exons ATGAAGTTTTCTCCTTCATTTTCTTGCAGTGCTATGGGAGCTTTAATATTGGGTTGCCTTCTGCTTCGAGCATCCATCTCTAATGCTCAATTGAGGCCGGATTTCTATTTCGGAACATGCCCGCATGTTTTCGATATCATTGGGAATGTCATCGTCGATGAATTGGCCTCCGACCCTCGTATTGCCGCTAGCATCCTGCGCCTACACTTCCATGACTGCTTTGTTAAT GGCTGTGATGCATCAATCCTCCTGGACAATTCCACATCATTCAGGACTGAGAAAGATGCTGCTCCAAACGCAAATTCAGCTAGAGGATTTAATGTCATAGATAGAATGAAAGCCAAGCTTGAGACAGCTTGCCCCAAAACAGTGTCTTGTGCAGATGTTCTCACTATCGCTTCTCAAATATCAGTCCTTTtg TCAGGAGGTCCATGGTGGCCGCTTCCGTTGGGGAGGAGAGACAGCTTACAAGCTTTCTTCGATCTGGCTAATACAGCTCTTCCTTCTCCATTTTTCACTCTTGCTGAACTTAAAGCAAGTTTTGTTGCCGTTGGTCTAAACCTCTCCTCAGATCTAGTCGCTCTTTCTG GTGGTCACACATTTGGAAGAGCACAATGTCAATTTGTGACACCTCGTCTTTACAACTTCAACGGTACCAATAGCCCAGACCCGAGTATTAACCCAACTTACCTCGCCCAACTACGTGGACTGTGCCCTCAAAACGGAAACGGCACCGTTCTTGTCAACTTCGACCCCGTGACTCCCGATGGTTTCGATAATAAATACTACACTAATCTTCGTAACGGGAGAGGTCTGATTCAGAGTGATCAAGAACTGTTTTCGACTCCTCAAGCCGACACGATTCCACTAGTGGAGCAATACAGCAGCAACCAGACCGCGTTCTTTGATGCATTCGCAAAAGCAATGATTCGGATGGGAGATCTTAAACCTTTGACTGGGAATCAAGGTGAGATAAGACTGAATTGTAGTGTTGTGAACTCAAGGATCATGAGTGTGGAGAATGAAGATGATGGTGTTGTGAGTTCGATTTGA
- the LOC103857775 gene encoding protein DETOXIFICATION 44, chloroplastic: protein MAAVATFLSLSPLRSSSTFQLRDLPRNPNPSIRRRIHFKSPVVAASSKNSSPQNIQNIVESPEPDPDPKPEHGIGNIGMEIMSIALPAALALAADPITSLVDTAFVGHIGSAELAAVGVSVSVFNLVSKLFNVPLLNVTTSFVAEEQAIAAKDDKDSTETRKKVLPSVSTSLVLAAGVGIAEAIALSLGSDYLMDIMAIPFDSPMRIPAEQFLRLRAYGAPPIVVALAAQGAFRGFKDTTTPLYAVVAGNVLNAILDPILIFVLGFGISGAAAATVISEYLIAFILLWKLNENVVLLSPQIQVGRANQYLKSGGLLIGRTVALLVPFTLATSLVAQKGPTQMAGHQICLEIWLAVSLLTDALAIAAQSLLATSFSQGEYKQAREVLYGVLQVGLATGTGLAAVLFIGFEPFSSLFTTDSEVLKIALSGTLFVAGSQPVNAIAFVLDGLYYGVSDFGFAAYAMVIAGFISSLVMLLAAPTYGLAGIWTGLFIFMALRLVAGAWRLGTRTGPWKMLWLAPDKPE from the exons atGGCGGCGGTCGCGAcgttcctctctctctcccctctTCGATCATCGTCAACTTTCCAACTTCGCGATCTTCCTCGTAATCCTAATCCATCGATTCGAAGAAGAATCCACTTCAAATCTCCCGTCGTAGCAGCTTCTTCTAAGAACTCCTCTCCTCAAAATATACAGAACATAGTGGAATCTCCCGAACCGGATCCTGATCCTAAACCGGAACATGG GATTGGTAATATCGGAATGGAGATTATGTCGATTGCGTTACCGGCGGCGTTAGCTTTGGCCGCTGATCCTATTACATCTCTTGTCGACACAGCTTTTGTCGGACACATTG GCTCTGCGGAGTTAGCTGCAGTAGGAGTCTCGGTTTCTGTGTTTAACTTGGTGTCTAAGCTCTTCAATGTCCCGTTGCTGAATGTGACTACATCGTTTGTTGCGGAAGAGCAGGCCATTGCTGCTAAGGATGATAAAGATTCTACTGAAACCA GAAAGAAAGTGTTGCCTTCTGTGTCAACGTCGTTGGTTCTTGCAGCTGGTGTTGGTATCGCAGAAGCGATTGCTCTCTCTCTTGGGTCTGATTACTTGATGGACATCATGGCTATACCTTTT gaTTCACCGATGAGAATACCAGCAGAGCAGTTCCTAAGACTTAGAGCGTATGGTGCACCGCCAATTGTAGTTGCATTGGCTGCACAAGGAGCTTTTCGAGGTTTCAAGGACACTACAACGCCTCTATATGCCGTTG TTGCGGGGAACGTGCTTAATGCGATACTGGATCCTATTCTGATATTTGTTCTTGGTTTTGGTATCTCTGGTGCTGCCGCTGCTACTGTGATTTCTGA GTACTTGATTGCTTTTATACTTCTGTGGAAGTTGAATGAGAATGTGGTTTTGCTTTCTCCTCAAATCCAAGTGGGCAGAGCCAACCAGTACCTTAAATCAG GTGGGCTTCTGATTGGTAGAACGGTGGCGCTGCTTGTCCCATTCACGTTGGCTACTTCGTTAGTGGCTCAGAAGGGACCTACTCAAATGGCTGGACATCAAATCTGCTTGGAGATCTGGTTGGCTGTCTCTTTACTCACCGATGCTTTAGCCATTGCTGCACAG AGTCTGCTTGCGACCAGTTTCTCTCAAGGAGAGTACAAACAAGCTCGGGAAGTTCTCTATGGTGTCCTTCAA GTAGGTTTAGCAACTGGAACTGGTTTGGCTGCTGTTTTGTTCATTGGATTTGAACCATTTTCGAGCTTATTCACAACGGATTCAGAAGTTCTGAAGATTGCTTTGTCAGGGACCTTG TTTGTGGCTGGATCACAACCGGTGAATGCTATAGCGTTTGTTCTTGATGGGCTTTATTATGGAGTCTCTGACTTTGGATTTGCCGCTTACGCTatg GTGATTGCTGGATTCATATCTTCCTTGGTCATGCTTCTGGCTGCACCAACGTATGGCCTCGCCGGGATTTGGACGGGTTTGTTCATCTTCATGGCGTTGCGGTTAGTTGCCGGAGCCTGGAG ATTGGGGACAAGAACCGGTCCATGGAAAATGTTGTGGTTAGCTCCAGATAAGCCAGAATAA
- the LOC103857776 gene encoding PRA1 family protein B4 encodes MASASPPTLPISNPQTVPSAAAPSSLESHQPPIATPAFRAFINRISETVSNGLSQRRPWSELADRSALSKPESISDAALRIRKNYSYFKVNYLAVATAIVGFSLVTHPFSLAFLLCLLASWLFLYLFRPSDQPIVVLGRTFSDRETLGCLILFSIFVVFLTDVGSVLVSAVMVGVALICAHGAFRAPEDLFLDEQEPAATGFLSFLGGAASSAAPAVIAARG; translated from the coding sequence atgGCTTCCGCATCTCCTCCCACCCTCCCAATCTCCAACCCCCAAACCGTCCCCTCCGCCGCCGCCCCTTCCTCCCTCGAATCCCACCAACCCCCCATCGCAACACCCGCCTTCCGCGCTTTCATCAACCGCATCTCCGAAACCGTCTCCAACGGCCTCTCCCAGCGCCGCCCCTGGTCCGAGCTCGCCGACCGCTCCGCCCTTTCCAAGCCCGAGTCCATCTCCGACGCCGCCCTCCGCATCCGCAAGAACTACTCCTACTTCAAGGTCAACTACCTCGCCGTCGCCACGGCCATCGTCGGCTTCTCCCTCGTCACGCACCCCTTCTCCCTCGCCTTCCTCCTCTGCCTCCTCGCCTCCTGGCTCTTCCTCTACCTCTTCCGCCCCTCCGATCAGCCCATTGTCGTCCTCGGCCGCACCTTCTCCGATCGCGAGACGCTCGGGTGCTTGATCTTGTTCAGCATCTTCGTGGTTTTCCTCACGGACGTTGGATCTGTGCTCGTGTCGGCTGTGATGGTTGGTGTGGCGTTGATCTGTGCTCATGGGGCGTTTAGGGCTCCCGAGGATCTTTTCTTGGATGAGCAGGAGCCGGCTGCTACTGGTTTCCTCTCGTTCCTCGGCGGCGCTGCGTCTTCCGCCGCGCCTGCTGTCATCGCCGCTCGCGGGTGA
- the LOC103857780 gene encoding peroxidase 22, translated as MVVSPSFSCSVVGALILGCLLLQASNSNAQLRPDFYSRTCPGVFDIIGNIIVREMGSDPRITASLLRLHFHDCFVNGCDASILLDNSTSFRTEKDALPNANSARGFNVIDRMKTQIERACPRTVSCADILTIASQVSVLLSGGPSWSVPLGRRDGLQAFFVGANTLPSPFFTLDELKASFALVGLNRTSDLVALSGAHTFGRAQCQLVTPRLYNFNNTNGPDPSIDITYLAQLRALCPENRDGTVLANFDPVTPNTFDNQYYTNLRNGRGLIQSDQELFSTPQADTIPLVEQYSSNRSVFFKAFVEAMIRMGDLQPLTGNQGQIRLNCRVVNPRRSVENDDDGVVSSI; from the exons ATGGTGGTTTCTCCTTCATTTTCTTGCAGTGTTGTGGGAGCCCTAATCCTGGGTTGCCTTCTGCTTCAAGCATCAAACTCTAATGCTCAGTTAAGGCCTGATTTTTATTCCAGAACATGCCCGGGTGTTTTTGACATCATTGGGAATATCATCGTCCGTGAAATGGGCTCTGATCCTCGTATTACCGCTAGCCTCCTTCGCCTTCACTTCCATGACTGTTTCGTTAAT GGCTGTGATGCCTCGATACTGCTGGACAATTCCACATCGTTCAGGACTGAGAAAGATGCTCTGCCAAACGCAAATTCGGCTAGAGGATTTAACGTCATAGATAGAATGAAAACCCAGATTGAGAGAGCTTGCCCAAGAACAGTGTCTTGTGCAGATATCCTCACTATCGCTTCTCAAGTATCAGTCCTTTTG tcaggAGGCCCAAGTTGGTCGGTTCCGTTGGGGAGGAGAGACGGCTTACAAGCTTTCTTCGTTGGGGCTAATACACTTCCTTCTCCATTTTTCACTCTTGATGAACTTAAAGCAAGTTTTGCTCTCGTTGGTCTAAACCGCACCTCAGATCTAGTCGCTCTTTCTG GTGCCCACACATTTGGAAGAGCACAATGTCAACTTGTGACACCTCGTCTCTACAATTTCAACAATACCAATGGCCCAGACCCGAGTATTGACATAACTTACCTCGCCCAACTGCGTGCATTGTGCCCTGAAAACCGAGACGGAACCGTTCTGGCCAACTTCGACCCCGTCACTCCAAATACTTTCGATAATCAATACTACACCAATCTTCGTAACGGGAGAGGTCTGATTCAAAGTGATCAAGAACTATTTTCGACTCCTCAAGCCGACACGATTCCACTAGTGGAGCAATACAGCAGCAACAGGTCCGTGTTCTTTAAAGCATTCGTTGAAGCAATGATTCGGATGGGAGATCTTCAACCTTTGACAGGAAACCAAGGCCAGATAAGACTGAATTGTAGGGTCGTGAACCCAAGGAGGAGTGTGGAGAATGACGATGATGGTGTTGTGAGTTCGATTTGA
- the LOC103857777 gene encoding WEB family protein At2g38370, translating to MAESPEPVSVTEPGSLNPDSDLSFGRVEIDTSTPFESVREAANRFGGFGFWRPSHNYKPPGAFQENVEGDIIRLKAQAAELQNELIAKESETLEVVMELEATKATVKELNSKLLQKKNEEEEEEELREEVDGCMKPAGDVLKDLSKAKMNLCKRTVDLAGIRGSVEVLNKKLQEEKAALKKTRERLMKRSLKVVKSETGEEDAFGMMNEVQRVSREAQELKKTGESAREEMVKAMAEIEDTREKIKTAKMKLVAARKMKEAARAAEAVAVAEIKAVTGSQKTDEADAMSRVEEANVLKKVDETAQEVETSKKAMEEAVEIVDTANATKLEGGETLRNRQLEKGQRRRLSSSVNNTAKFKSRRETTTTTTPRTTRLMDVNGLHLTYDDVAVGSSSSVPVLKPTMSIGQILSRKLLVAEDSDAMNVASERKKMSLGQMLAKNSNDDETWSKKSEGKENGKRSLTRKRFAKIAMMLKKESKGKKKIALKLR from the exons ATGGCCGAGTCCCCAGAACCGGTCTCTGTAACTGAGCCTGGGAGCTTAAACCCTGACTCGGATCTGTCGTTTGGCCGAGTCGAGATCGACACTTCGACGCCGTTCGAGTCGGTCAGAGAGGCTGCGAACCGGTTCGGCGGTTTCGGTTTCTGGAGACCTTCTCACAATTATAAACCCCCAGGAGCCTTTCag GAAAATGTGGAAGGTGATATCATTAGACTCAAGGCACAGGCTGCTGAGCTACAGAACGAGCTAATCGCCAAAGAGAGCGAGACGCTTGAGGTGGTTATGGAGCTTGAGGCGACTAAAGCCACGGTTAAAGAGCTCAACTCGAAGCTACTGCAGAAGAAgaatgaggaggaggaggaggaggagttgaGAGAAGAAGTTGACGGTTGTATGAAGCCAGCGGGTGATGTACTGAAGGATCTAAGCAAGGCAAAGATGAATTTGTGCAAGAGGACGGTTGATCTTGCGGGTATACGCGGGTCTGTTGAGGTCTTGAACAAGAAGCTGCAGGAAGAAAAGGCTGCACTTAAGAAGACCCGCGAGAGACTTATGAAGAGGTCTTTGAAGGTGGTGAAGAGTGAAACAGGCGAGGAAGATGCGTTTGGAATGATgaatgaagttcaaagagttaGTCGTGAAGCTCAAGAGCTCAAGAAAACAGGAGAGAGCGCACGGGAGGAGATGGTGAAAGCAATGGCTGAGATTGAAGACACAAGAGAGAAGATCAAAACGGCTAAGATGAAGTTGGTTGCCGCTAGAAAGATGAAGGAAGCAGCCCGAGCTGCTGAGGCGGTTGCAGTCGCCGAGATTAAGGCTGTTACAGGAAGCCAGAAGACGGACGAGGCCGATGCAATGTCGAGAGTTGAAGAAGCTAATGTTCTGAAGAAAGTAGACGAAACGGCGCAAGAAGTTGAAACCAGCAAGAAGGCAATGGAGGAAGCTGTGGAGATAGTTGACACTGCTAATGCTACAAAACTCGAAGGAGGAGAGACGCTACGAAACCGGCAGTTAGAGAAAGGACAGAGGAGAAGATTATCTTCGTCAGTGAACAACACAGCCAAGTTCAAGAGCAGAAgagagacaacaacaacaacaacaccaagAACGACGCGTCTGATGGATGTAAACGGTCTGCATCTGACGTATGATGATGTTGCTGTTGGTTCATCATCTTCAGTACCTGTCTTGAAGCCAACAATGTCAATCGGGCAAATACTCAGCAGGAAGCTACTTGTAGCAGAGGATTCAGATGCGATGAATGTTGCTAGCGAGAGGAAGAAAATGTCGTTGGGTCAGATGCTGGCAAAGAATAGCAATGATGATGAAACTTGGAGCAAGAAGAGTGAAGGGAAGGAGAATGGGAAAAGATCATTGACTCGAAAGAGATTTGCTAAGATCGCTATGATGTTAAAGAAAGAGAGCAAGGGCAAGAAGAAGATAGCGTTGAAGTTGAGGTGA